The stretch of DNA CGGCGCCCAGACGCCCGAGGTGCTCTCGGTCGACCAAATGTGCCGGTTAATCCGCGAGGCCGGGCGCGAACCGGTCGAACGCGACACGCTCTACCACCGCATCCGGCGCGAAGGCGAGGCCTGGCAAACCGGCGAGGCCATCACGGCCGCAAGGTGAGTTTTTCGCGGTAGAGTTGGGCAGACCGTCAGGTTCGGGTGCCCCGGCGCGCGCGAGCATGGGTTCTCGCCGCCGCAGCCATGGGCCACCCGTTCCATCTACCGGAGGAGCCCTGAGGATGCCGTCGCCATCGATGCGTTTGACATGTGTTGCGTTTGCGCTGATCGCGGCGCTGTCGTTCGTTGCACCCCTGGCCGTGGCTGCCGAGCCGCCGGTGATCGGCGACCCAGCGCCGGGCTTTGACCTCCGCACGATCGACGGGCAAAGCATTTCGCTGGGCGCGCTGACGACCGATTCGAACCTGGTGCTGGTCGTGATGCGCGGCTGGACCGGCTATCAGTGCCCGCTGTCCGCCGGCCAGATGGCGAAGTTCGCCAAGCAAGCCACGGCGTTTGCCAAGGCCGGAGCCAAGGTGGTGTTCGTCTATCCGGCTTCGGCCGAGCAAATCGACGCCCGAATGGCCGACTTCATGCAAGGCCGGACGCTACCCGACAATTTCCTGCTCGCGGCCGATCCCGACTTCGCGCTGACGACGGCCTACGGCCTGCGCTGGCAGGCGCCTTTCGAGACGGCCTACCCAGCGACATTCGTCATCGACCGGCAATCCGTCGTACGCTACGCGAAGGTGAGCCAGGGCCACGGCGGCCGCGCCACCGCAGCCGAGGTACTCGAAGCCCTCGGCAAACTGCAATAACCGGGGGGGCGGCACCCGCCTGCCCGGCCCGGCCGGCTTGCTCTCCGCCGTCGCGGCGCGTGATGATACCGCGCAAGTGTGGTACTTCTCGTCGCGAACTCCAGCGGAGGATCGAGCCATGGCGCGCAGCAATCGGCGGACCTTTCTGCAGCAGGCGGGACTCAGTGCGGCTGCCCTGGCGACGGCCCAGCAACTGGCCAGCGCGGCGGTCGAGGAGCAGCTCGTCGTCGGCGTGATTGGGCCCGGCGGCATGGGCAGCAATCATCTCAATCTGCTCGCGGCGCGTGGCGATGTGCGCGTGGCCTGGGTCTGCGATCCCGACTCCGAGCGGCTGGCCACGGCGGTCAAGACGGTCGAAACACACACGGGCCGCACTCCGCAAGCCGTCGCAGACCTGCGGCGCGTGCTCGACGACGCCGCGGTCGATGCCGTATTCATCGCGACGCCTGACCACTGGCACGCCCCGGCCGCGGTCCTGGCGCTCGACGCCGGCAAGCACGTTTACGTCGAGAAACCCTGCTGCCACAACATCCGCGAAGGCCGCCTGATGACCGCGGCCGTGCAGCGCAGTGGCCGGTGCCTGCAAGTCGGCACGCAAAGCCGCAGCGGCGAGTGCGTGCGCGAGGCGATCGAACGGATCGAGCGCGGCGAGATCGGCGAAGTGCTCGTGGCCAAGGCCTGGAACAGTCAGCGGCGCGGCTCGATCGGACACACGTCGCCCAGCGCGCCGCCGGCCACGCTCGATTTCGATCTGTGGCTGGGGCCCGCCCCGGTCGTCGAGTATCGCAGCAACCTGCTGCCAAGCGTGTGGCGCTGGTGGTACGACTTCGGCTGCGGCGACATCGGCAACGACGGCGTGCACGACATCGACGTCGCGCTGTGGGGCCTGGGCGTCGAAGGCCATCCGCACCGCGCGACCTGCATCGGGGGCAAGAGCTTCTTCGACGACGACCAACAGTTTCCCGACACGCAGTATGCGGTGTTCGAGTACCCGGCCGAGGGCGCGAAAAAGCCCCGGCAGATGATCTTCGAGCAGCGCATCTGGTCGCCCTACGTGCAGGAAGGCTACGAGAACGGCGCGGCGTTCTACGGCACCGGGGGCCTGATGATCGTGGGCCACAACGTGGGCTGGAAGCTGTACGGCGAGCGGAACAAGCTCGTGGCCGAGCGCGAAGGGCGCCCCGACCTGGCCCTGCATCATCAGAACTTTTTCAACTGCATTCGCGGGAGCGCCGAACCGTTGCACGCGGATGTTCACGCCGGCCACCGCGCGGCGACGATCGTACACCTGGCCAACCTTTCGGCCCGCCTCGGCCGGACGCTGAATTTCGACCCGACCGAGCAGCGGATCGTCGGTGACGACGAGGCCCAGGCGTTGACCGCGCGCAAGTATCGCGACCATTGGGCCGTGCCGCGAGACGCGTGAGCCCTCAGGGCGCGGCGCGGCATTACCAACGCTGCTTCATATGCTCCGCGAAGCCGAGCACGTCTTTGACCTCGAGCTTCGTACCGTCGTCGAGCACCAGCGTGCCGGAGTAGTAGCCGTGAATCTTGTAGAGCTCGGCGCTGATCAGGCCCAGGTCGGTCTTGGAGTGCTGGTTGTAGATTGGGCGGAACTCGAGCGTTAGCCGGTGGTCGTTGCTCGTGAACTGCCAGGGCTGCATGCGGTCGTCGGCGTTGAACCGGCAATCGACCACGTCGAGCTTGTGCAGGCGGCCGTCGACGAGAATCGCGTTGCAAGTGCCGTGTGCGTCGTCGCCGTAGCCGTGCCCCAGGTTCCAGGCGACTTGCCGGTCGCCGACCCGGCCGGCTGCCTGGCCCCAGAACCATTGGGACTCGTGCGGCCAGAGCCCACGCCCCCAGTCGAAGATGGCCCACGACTTGTCCGCGGGCAACGTGTAGGTTTGGTCGTCGACCGAGACGGCGCCGCTGGCGGGCAGTCCGAAGATCTTGTTCTCATAGAAGAACTCGCCTTCGCCGGCAAACGGCCGCGAGATGGCCACACTGTCGTGTTCCGGATCGGCCATCAATTCGACTTTGCCCTCGAGCGCCGGTGCGGGTCCTTTCTTCGCGATGCGGAATTCGATCTGGCGCCGGCCGTCGGCGAATCCGAGCGCGACAAAGTCGTCGCCCTGTTCCAGCCGCGTCGTCCCGTAGGGATCGGCCGGGAGAATCGCCTTGCTCACCGGCGTGGGTCGAATGAATTGCGTGCTGCGAATCGTCCCGGCTGCATAGTCGATCACCTCGGCGCTGCCGCTCACCAAGGGGCCCAATTGGACGAGCGTCACCCCCACAGTGAACTCGGGCGACATGATCGTGTAGTGGTCCCACTCCTTGATCCGGGCCTGGCGATTCGCCGGGATCGCCTCGCGGTTGTATTGCATGAGCGCCCGACGGGCCCAACCCCAGGCGGCCAGCGAGCCGTCGGGATTCAACAGCGGCGTCGGCTCGGTGAATTCGCGCTGCGCGGTCGCAGGCGGGGTGTCTTGACCAACGCTTGTCGAGCCAAGACCAAACAGGCACACGAGAACAAGGATCGTCGTACGCACGGTGATGGGTCCCAGAAGAACATTCGCGAAAACGACAAGCGTACCACGCCCGGCCGAGCGATGTACGCTCCCGGTATGTGATCCGGCTGCGGGACGTCCTTCGTCGGGCGGTCGCCCGACCACGGCAGCCTGCCGCGCCCCAGCCTGGCCCGCCCCGAACGGTGCGAAATCCGACGGCTCCAGCCTCAGTGCAACCAGGCAACCGCGCATACGAACCCCAGGTCGGTTTGCGGCGGTCGTTTCGCGTCGAATCCGAGGCCCGGGCACCCGGCCGGCGCCAAACACCGCCTCACGAAATGGATCACTCGCTTGAAACAACCCTGTTTCTCGAATCCGGATTTCATCATCTCCTTTGTGATTCTCGTTAAACCTTTGAGCGTCGATAAACTTCGCACACGTTGCGAGGTAAACAAGGTGCGAGTTCGCCGGTTACGTACGGCGCTCGCCAGCCTGATCGAAGAAGGCCTGCTGCAACAGCCCCCTGCCGTGCCACCTCGACGCCGACTTGAGCGCTGGCGGATCACCTCCCGCAGGACCTGGCGGTGACGACGTTGGAGGCCTGATCCGCCAACCGCCATCGACGGGCCACACGCACGTTTAGCCTGGGCGCGCCTCAGGCTGAACCGGCGCTGTTGGGCCGTCCTCCGGGATGGCTGGCGGCGGAGCCGGACAGTGCGGCAGCGGCAGCGGCTTGAACACCGCCTCGAGGCCCACCAGCGCAAACGCCGCCAAGGCCAACAACCAGCCCTGGCGGCGCGTGAGATATTGCCGCCGCGCGAGGCGCGGTTTGCGCTGCGGCCGGGTAGAAGGCACAGCCGTCATGCGTTCCAAGGGATCAGGACCTCGCCCCTGCTCATCCTAGCCAGGCCGCCGGCGCGGCAGGATGCCTTCGAATTTGCAGATGATCCCCAACATGATCTCGTCGGCGCCGCCGCCGATCGAAAGCAGCCGCGAATCGCGGAAGTAGCGGGACATGGGATATTCCTCCATGTAGCCCATGCCGCCGTGGAACTGCATGCACCAATCGGCCGCTTCGCGCACCAACCGACCCGCCTTGAGCTTGGCCATCGACGCCTCGCGGGTCATGTCCTGGCCGTCGCACAGTTTGCGGACACAGTGGTAGCACATCTGCCGCAGGTGCTCGGCCTCGGTGATCAATTCGGCCAGGTGGAAATGAATCCACTGGTTGTCGATCAATGGCTGGCCGAACGTCTTGCGTTCGCGGCAATACTCGATCGTCATGCGGATCACCTTCTCGATGCCCGAGTAGGCCATGATCGCGCTGACCAGGCGCTCCTTTTGGAACTGGATCATCTGGTAGATGAAGCCGTCGCCTTCCTCGCCGATGCGGTTGCGCTTCGGCACGCGGACATTGTCGAACACCAATTCGGCCGTGTCGCTCGAATGATTGCCGAGTTTCTTCAGCTTGCGGCTGACGCTGAAGCCCGGAGTCTTGGTCGGCACGATGATCAGCGACATGCCGCGATGGTCGGTGCCCGGCGAGGTCCGCGCTAACAAGCAGATCCAGTCGGCCTGGGTACCGTTGGTGATATAGAGCTTGCTGCCGTTGATGACATAGTGGTCGCCGTCGCTATCGGCGCGGGTCCGGATCGAAGCGACGTCGGAGCCCGAACCCGGCTCGGTCACGGCGATCGAGCAGACCGCCTCGCCGCGAATGGCCGGCTCGAGGAATTCCTTCTTCAATTCGTGCGACCCGAACATGTTCAGGGCCGGCGTCGCCATGTCGGTCTGCACGGCGATGGCCATCGGGATGCCGCCACAGTTGATCCGCGCCAGCTCCTCGCACATGACGACGTTGTACCAGTAGTCCTGCCCGAGCCCGCCGTACTCTTCGGGATAGGACAGACCCATGAAGCCGAGCTCGCCCATCTTGCGGAACAGTTCGTGGGCCGGAAAGATTTCGGCCTCTTCCCAACGATCAACGTAGGGGTTGATTTCCTGATCGATGAACCGGCGGAGCGACTGTCGAAACGCCTGGTGCTCTTCGGTGAAATAAAGGCTCGACTGCGATTGTTCTGCCAGCGTCATGGGACGACGAACTCCAGATGCGTTTGGGAACCAGACGACGGACCGTCGCCGCCATTCTAGCCGGCAATTCCTCGACCGGCGATTGGCGGCCGGCCAGCCGGGGCGGCACAATAGCCGAGACGGCCGCTGCCCGTTCCCTGGCCCCCCGGCTCTCTCCGCCGTGAATTCATCACCCGACCGCATCGTTTACCTGTCGCGGATGCCCGAGGCGACCGTCGGCGGGATTGCCACGCTGTGGCGTCACGTCCGGCTGCTGAACGAAGCGGGATTTCACGCCGTGGCAGCCTTTCCCGAGGGCATGCCGCTGGCCGGCTGCCCGGTGCCCTCGATCTACGAGGCCCAGCTCCGCGCCGGCGACGGCATCGTGTTTCCCGAGGCCTGGCGAGCCCGGCTGATTCGCCTCCAGGGACTGCCGGCCACGAAGGTCGTGTTTGTCCAGAACCACTTTCTGCTCGAACATGGTCTGGGCGGAGCGAAAGACTATGGCGTCTTCGGTGTGTCACACGCCATGGCCTGTTCGCAGGTAATTGCCGACGCGCTCGGCGAGCGCTGCGGGTACCAGCATGTGGCCGTGGTCCGCTGTGGCGTCGACTCGGAGCTGTTCCGCCCGCGGCAGAAGCGGCCGGCGATTGCCTACATGCCCCGCAAGCGGCCGCTCGAGTGCGTGCACATCCTCGGCAGGTTTCGCTGGCGGTTTCCAGAGTTTCAGCACGTGCCGATCGTGGAAATCACCAACCGCCCGATGGCCCAAGTCGCCGAGATCCTCGGCCAGGCGGCCGTGTTCCTCAGCCTGTCGCACCTCGAAGGGCTGGGCCTGCCGCCGCTCGAGGCCATGGCGGCCGGGGCGTTGGTCGTCGGTTTTCACGGCGAAGGAGGCCGCGAATACGCCACGCCCGACAACGGCCTCTGGGTCGACGAGGGACAGCTCGACGCATGCGTCACGGCGTTGGGGCGCGCCCTGCAGATCGCGATCGGCGAACCGGAGACGTACGAGCAGATGCTCGCCGGCGGGCGTCAGACTGCCGCGCGGTTCAGTCCCGAAGCCGAACGCCGGGCGCTCGTCGAATTCTGGAGCGACGTGGCTCCCGCTGCGCGGCGAACGAATTCCTGACACCTGGTCGATGCCGGGCTGCTGCCACCCCTTGGAACTTGAGTTCGTTAAGATAGGGGACATTCGTTCTACGTTCGACCCGGGTTCGTTGCGGAGCTGCTTGCATGCGAGTATGGATGTGGCTCGGTTGCTTGGTGCTGGTCAGCGCGGTGCCTGCCCTGGGCCAGGAATGGACGCGCTTTCATGGGCCGAATGGGTCGGGCTACCTGCCCACGACGACCGTGCCCACACGGTGGACCGACCAGGACTACAAGTTCCGCGTCGAGCTGCCAGGCGCGGGGCATTCGTCGCCCGTCGTGTGGGGGGAGAGGGTATTTCTCACTTCGGCCACCGATTCAGGCGCCCGGCGGCTGGTCCTGTGTCTGAGCGCGGACGACGGCAGCCTGCTCTGGCAACGCGAGCTCGGTTTTACGACGCACCCGAAGCACCTGCAGAACAGCTTCGCCTCGCCCACTCCCGCGTGCGACGGCGAGCGCGTCTATGTGGCCTTGAGCGATCCCGACCAATATCTGCTCGTCGCGCTCGACCACGAGGGCCAGGAGGTCTGGCGGCAGAACCTCGGGCCTTTTGTCGGGCAGCATGGCGGCGGTCCCTCGCCGATCGTCTATGAAGACCTGGTCATCCTGGGCAACGAACAAGACGGGCCGAGCAGCCTGCATGCCTTCGACCGGGCGACGGGCCAGCCGCGCTGGAAGGTCGACCGCAAAGCCGACATGGTGGCCTACTCGACCCCGTGCGTGCTCGCGCGACCGGGCCGGCCCGACGAGCTGATTTTCGCCAGCAGCGCACACGGCATCACGAGCGTCGACCCGCGCAACGGGCAGGTCAATTGGGAGCTGCCGGTGTTCGACAAGCGCTCGGTCAGCTCGCCCTTGGTCGTGGCGGGGCTCGTGTTCGGCAGTTGCGGATCGGGAGCGGGCGGCAACTATGTGGCGGCGATTCGCCCGCCCGGCGACGGCCAACCTACCGAGGCGTATCGAGTGTCGAAATCGGCGCCCTATGTACCCAGCAGCACGGTCAACGATGAACTGATGTTTCTGTGGAGCGATCAGGGCGTCGTCACGTGCATCGAGGCGGCCGATGGCAAACAGGTTTGGCAGAAGCGCGTCGGCGGCAAGTACTCCGGTTCGCCCGTCTGCACCGGCGAGGCCGTCTACGGCGTCTCAGCCGACGGGGAAGTGGTCGTGATCGCCGCGAAGCGCGAGTTCGCCGAGTTGGGACGCATGCCGCTGGGCGAAGAGTGCCGTTCGACGCCGGCCATCAGCAGAGGGCGGCTCTACGTCCGGACGGTGTCGCATCTAGCTGCGATCGGCGGCGACCGCCGATAGCCCACCCGAAAACAATCGCTCAAGGGCTGCCGACGTGAGGGGCCCACGTGGACCAGCATTCATTTTGGGAGAAGCGGATGAACAGCAGGGCGCTATTGCTTTTCGCGTCCGGTGCCGCGGCGGCCATGCTGGGATTGTCCGGTCTGGCCGGGCTCTCGACGATCTCTCCGGTGGCGGCCGACGAGGCGCCGGCCGATCCCGTGCCGGCGCTGACCACCGACGTGCAGACGCTCAAGGACAAGGCGCCCGACCAGGCGCACGCCATGGTCAGCGTTGCTTATCACTTCAACAACCTGTGGTTTGCCGCCGAGGCCCGAAACTGGCCGCTGGCCGAGTTCTACTGGAACGAAACGCGGTCGCACATGCGCTGGGCGGTGCGCATCATCCCGGTCCGCAAGGGCAAGGCCGGCAACGAGATCAAGCTCGGTGAGATTCTGGCCGCTGCCGAGAATTCGCCGCTGGCCCAATTGCACGAGGCAATCGTGGCCCAAGATCACGACAAGTTCGTGGCCGCTTACCGGTTTTCGCTCGAGGCCTGCTATGCCTGCCACAAGGCGGCCGAAAAGCCCTTCCTCAGGCCGCGCATTCCCGAACGCCCGGCCGAGCCCACGATCAACTTCGACCCGGCGGCCGATTGGCCGTGACGTGCCGAGCCGGCAAGACGCCACGCTTGGCGTCGTCGGGGGCGTTGGCTCGTTGACGTACGCGTGATGAAACCGCAAGCATGTCCCTTCCGTCGCCCGAGGTGCAACCGGCTGAGATCTCCCCCCAAGCGATGCGCGCAGCCGTGTCGTGGGGCGAGGCGCTACGCACCTGGATCCGGATCGCGCTGCTCAGTTTCGGCGGGCCAGCCGGGCAGATTGCCGTCATGCACCGGATCCTCGTCGAGGAGAAGCGCTGGATCAGCGAAGAGCGATTCTTG from Pirellulales bacterium encodes:
- a CDS encoding peroxiredoxin family protein codes for the protein MRLTCVAFALIAALSFVAPLAVAAEPPVIGDPAPGFDLRTIDGQSISLGALTTDSNLVLVVMRGWTGYQCPLSAGQMAKFAKQATAFAKAGAKVVFVYPASAEQIDARMADFMQGRTLPDNFLLAADPDFALTTAYGLRWQAPFETAYPATFVIDRQSVVRYAKVSQGHGGRATAAEVLEALGKLQ
- a CDS encoding Gfo/Idh/MocA family oxidoreductase yields the protein MARSNRRTFLQQAGLSAAALATAQQLASAAVEEQLVVGVIGPGGMGSNHLNLLAARGDVRVAWVCDPDSERLATAVKTVETHTGRTPQAVADLRRVLDDAAVDAVFIATPDHWHAPAAVLALDAGKHVYVEKPCCHNIREGRLMTAAVQRSGRCLQVGTQSRSGECVREAIERIERGEIGEVLVAKAWNSQRRGSIGHTSPSAPPATLDFDLWLGPAPVVEYRSNLLPSVWRWWYDFGCGDIGNDGVHDIDVALWGLGVEGHPHRATCIGGKSFFDDDQQFPDTQYAVFEYPAEGAKKPRQMIFEQRIWSPYVQEGYENGAAFYGTGGLMIVGHNVGWKLYGERNKLVAEREGRPDLALHHQNFFNCIRGSAEPLHADVHAGHRAATIVHLANLSARLGRTLNFDPTEQRIVGDDEAQALTARKYRDHWAVPRDA
- a CDS encoding DUF2804 domain-containing protein, translating into MRTTILVLVCLFGLGSTSVGQDTPPATAQREFTEPTPLLNPDGSLAAWGWARRALMQYNREAIPANRQARIKEWDHYTIMSPEFTVGVTLVQLGPLVSGSAEVIDYAAGTIRSTQFIRPTPVSKAILPADPYGTTRLEQGDDFVALGFADGRRQIEFRIAKKGPAPALEGKVELMADPEHDSVAISRPFAGEGEFFYENKIFGLPASGAVSVDDQTYTLPADKSWAIFDWGRGLWPHESQWFWGQAAGRVGDRQVAWNLGHGYGDDAHGTCNAILVDGRLHKLDVVDCRFNADDRMQPWQFTSNDHRLTLEFRPIYNQHSKTDLGLISAELYKIHGYYSGTLVLDDGTKLEVKDVLGFAEHMKQRW
- a CDS encoding acyl-CoA dehydrogenase family protein; translated protein: MTLAEQSQSSLYFTEEHQAFRQSLRRFIDQEINPYVDRWEEAEIFPAHELFRKMGELGFMGLSYPEEYGGLGQDYWYNVVMCEELARINCGGIPMAIAVQTDMATPALNMFGSHELKKEFLEPAIRGEAVCSIAVTEPGSGSDVASIRTRADSDGDHYVINGSKLYITNGTQADWICLLARTSPGTDHRGMSLIIVPTKTPGFSVSRKLKKLGNHSSDTAELVFDNVRVPKRNRIGEEGDGFIYQMIQFQKERLVSAIMAYSGIEKVIRMTIEYCRERKTFGQPLIDNQWIHFHLAELITEAEHLRQMCYHCVRKLCDGQDMTREASMAKLKAGRLVREAADWCMQFHGGMGYMEEYPMSRYFRDSRLLSIGGGADEIMLGIICKFEGILPRRRPG
- a CDS encoding glycosyltransferase is translated as MNSSPDRIVYLSRMPEATVGGIATLWRHVRLLNEAGFHAVAAFPEGMPLAGCPVPSIYEAQLRAGDGIVFPEAWRARLIRLQGLPATKVVFVQNHFLLEHGLGGAKDYGVFGVSHAMACSQVIADALGERCGYQHVAVVRCGVDSELFRPRQKRPAIAYMPRKRPLECVHILGRFRWRFPEFQHVPIVEITNRPMAQVAEILGQAAVFLSLSHLEGLGLPPLEAMAAGALVVGFHGEGGREYATPDNGLWVDEGQLDACVTALGRALQIAIGEPETYEQMLAGGRQTAARFSPEAERRALVEFWSDVAPAARRTNS
- a CDS encoding PQQ-like beta-propeller repeat protein, with the protein product MRVWMWLGCLVLVSAVPALGQEWTRFHGPNGSGYLPTTTVPTRWTDQDYKFRVELPGAGHSSPVVWGERVFLTSATDSGARRLVLCLSADDGSLLWQRELGFTTHPKHLQNSFASPTPACDGERVYVALSDPDQYLLVALDHEGQEVWRQNLGPFVGQHGGGPSPIVYEDLVILGNEQDGPSSLHAFDRATGQPRWKVDRKADMVAYSTPCVLARPGRPDELIFASSAHGITSVDPRNGQVNWELPVFDKRSVSSPLVVAGLVFGSCGSGAGGNYVAAIRPPGDGQPTEAYRVSKSAPYVPSSTVNDELMFLWSDQGVVTCIEAADGKQVWQKRVGGKYSGSPVCTGEAVYGVSADGEVVVIAAKREFAELGRMPLGEECRSTPAISRGRLYVRTVSHLAAIGGDRR